In Yersinia rochesterensis, the DNA window TGGAGACGTTTGCCGGTCAGCAACTCCGTGTTGGGTACCAGGAAATTCAGCTCCAGCCGCCCTTTGTCCTGGTGCTCAACCCACAGCACGCTGTACTGGTCTTTATCGAGTCCGGGCATCAGAACCCGCTCAAAGCTCGCCATCAGCTTTTCACGCTGACCGGGCGGTAAGTCCTCTTCGGCAAAGGACAGCACCCCGGAGGTGTACTTTTTGGCGTAGGGTGAGGCGTCGATAAGCTCCCGGACTTCTTCCGGTTTCCCCTGAAGGACGCTGGCGCGGTCACGCTGACGATCTTTTCCCAGCAGATAATCCACCGGACCGGCACCGCCGCCGCGTCCTCGCGGGTGAAACTTAACGATCATCGTCTGCCCCCTTTTCCAGTACGGCATGCCGCAGCCGCTCAAGTCCGGCATCGATGGCCATCAGCGCGGCGACAACCTGCACGCGGTCGTGCCCGCTGCCGCCACCGGCGTTAACCTGTCGGGCAATCTGGTTAAGGTTGTTACCCATGCCCGCAAGCTGGCGAAGCAGCGCCGGCGAGATTGAGGGAAGTTTGCCGGCGCGGGCAGGCTTCTCGTCCAGGCACGTCTGCCGCATCCAGGCTGCGAGCTGCTTACCGTCGCAGCGCTCCAGCAGACGCCGGTGCTCATCCTCGGTAACCCACATCGTGAGCATTTTGCTGCGTTTTTCTGCCAATCCGGCCTCCTGATAACGCC includes these proteins:
- a CDS encoding MobC family plasmid mobilization relaxosome protein; this translates as MLTMWVTEDEHRRLLERCDGKQLAAWMRQTCLDEKPARAGKLPSISPALLRQLAGMGNNLNQIARQVNAGGGSGHDRVQVVAALMAIDAGLERLRHAVLEKGADDDR